A region of Streptomyces halobius DNA encodes the following proteins:
- a CDS encoding peptide deformylase — translation MEREERATFAAELTHWRSVRGLSKAALAQRLNIDPSYVSHLEAGREHGSSQLARRADTELDAGGALWRAWQRTDASPQAAEQNDPPSGTGLLVLEDEAALRYDDGRFHLSMRRLLHNNGTEPVTRYLVRIAVDRYPSEPERSNALYRRNPLTWEELQLTAHCADEPMGWTVKHDRDAFKEVWLQFQNPTSRFPLYPGQEAEISYSYCVGAEKWGPWFQRAVRLPTRRLAVELSFPRDSEPSVWGTETSMSADFAPLRTPPQRTERGEHSVFSWATLDPPLHARFRLEWRLKNAADEKANNPVSTLSASQAMANAGIVQDGDPVLTRAARPFDLPTEAEEAQEVITSLMDAVGRVRQLHTFGKGMGIAAPQIGIDRSAAVVFPPDAGTEPIVLLNAHVAEASEDEDEQYEGCLSFFDVRGLVPRPLSIVVAHSSLDGSTHLSRFTHGLSRLVHHEVDHLGGVLYRERMRPGVQPIPVEEYRGTGQRWTYG, via the coding sequence TTGGAGAGGGAGGAGCGGGCGACGTTCGCTGCGGAACTCACGCACTGGCGCAGCGTGCGGGGCCTGTCGAAGGCAGCTCTCGCCCAGCGCCTGAACATCGACCCCTCGTACGTGAGCCACCTTGAGGCCGGCCGGGAACACGGCAGCTCCCAGCTCGCCCGCCGGGCGGACACCGAACTCGACGCCGGCGGAGCACTGTGGCGGGCATGGCAGCGCACCGACGCTTCCCCGCAGGCGGCCGAGCAGAACGACCCGCCGTCCGGCACTGGCCTGCTGGTTCTGGAGGACGAGGCGGCGCTCCGCTACGACGACGGACGCTTCCACCTCAGCATGCGCAGGCTCCTGCACAACAACGGCACCGAGCCCGTCACCCGCTACCTCGTACGAATCGCCGTCGACCGATACCCCTCCGAACCGGAACGGTCCAACGCCCTCTACCGCCGCAACCCTCTGACCTGGGAAGAGCTCCAGCTCACGGCGCATTGCGCGGACGAGCCGATGGGCTGGACCGTCAAACACGACCGGGACGCGTTCAAGGAGGTGTGGCTCCAGTTCCAGAACCCCACGAGCCGCTTCCCTCTCTACCCCGGCCAGGAAGCCGAGATCTCCTACTCGTACTGCGTCGGCGCCGAGAAATGGGGTCCCTGGTTCCAGCGCGCGGTGCGACTGCCCACCCGGCGTCTGGCTGTGGAACTGTCTTTCCCCCGAGACAGTGAACCGTCCGTCTGGGGAACCGAGACTTCCATGAGCGCCGACTTCGCCCCACTGCGCACACCACCACAGCGCACGGAACGAGGCGAGCACAGCGTCTTCTCCTGGGCCACCCTGGACCCGCCCCTGCACGCCCGCTTCCGCCTCGAATGGCGCCTGAAGAACGCAGCCGACGAGAAAGCGAACAACCCCGTGAGCACCCTGTCCGCGAGCCAGGCCATGGCCAACGCCGGCATCGTCCAGGACGGCGACCCCGTCCTCACCCGCGCCGCCCGTCCCTTCGACCTGCCCACCGAGGCTGAAGAGGCCCAGGAGGTCATCACCTCGCTGATGGACGCAGTCGGCCGCGTCCGCCAACTTCACACGTTCGGCAAGGGCATGGGCATCGCCGCCCCCCAGATCGGGATCGACCGCTCCGCCGCCGTCGTCTTCCCACCCGATGCCGGGACAGAGCCCATCGTGCTGCTGAACGCCCACGTCGCCGAGGCCTCCGAGGACGAGGACGAGCAGTACGAAGGCTGCCTCAGCTTCTTCGACGTCCGAGGACTCGTGCCTCGCCCGCTGAGCATCGTCGTCGCTCACAGCAGCCTCGACGGCTCCACCCACCTGTCGCGGTTCACCCACGGCCTGTCCCGGCTCGTCCACCACGAGGTCGACCACCTGGGCGGCGTGCTGTACCGCGAGCGCATGCGACCGGGTGTGCAACCGATCCCTGTAGAGGAGTACCGCGGGACCGGCCAGCGCTGGACGTACGGCTGA
- a CDS encoding GntR family transcriptional regulator — MTGDAAETLRMLRSDTMRLGKIDGAKAAASPAAVSNGYDSVDQCVRKWLPLATRRRKAAERSPADQARWDRLIEAVTRPRRPSDVTYEGLVVLVSSARELLCALRRTQPPFVSVAEVAERIDRRIKVGLYPPGTNLSPSSIAADLELPPDSVTLALIDLADSGAIERRPNGRARVPKTDPTVPLPAAGE, encoded by the coding sequence GTGACAGGAGACGCAGCAGAAACCCTCCGCATGCTCCGCTCGGACACGATGCGCCTGGGAAAGATCGACGGAGCGAAAGCCGCCGCTTCTCCTGCCGCCGTCAGCAACGGATACGACAGCGTCGACCAGTGCGTTCGCAAGTGGCTGCCCCTTGCCACGCGTCGCCGGAAAGCCGCCGAAAGATCACCGGCCGACCAAGCCCGCTGGGACCGCCTCATCGAAGCGGTCACGCGCCCGAGACGGCCATCAGACGTGACGTACGAAGGACTGGTCGTCCTGGTGAGCAGCGCGAGAGAGCTGCTGTGTGCGCTGCGCCGCACACAGCCGCCGTTCGTGTCCGTCGCCGAAGTCGCCGAGCGAATCGATCGCAGGATCAAAGTCGGCCTCTACCCTCCCGGCACCAACCTGTCCCCGAGCAGCATCGCCGCGGACCTGGAGCTCCCGCCCGACAGCGTGACCCTGGCCCTGATCGATCTCGCCGACAGCGGCGCGATCGAGCGGCGGCCGAACGGCCGGGCCCGAGTGCCCAAAACAGATCCCACCGTGCCTCTCCCGGCTGCCGGTGAGTAG